One region of Niallia sp. Man26 genomic DNA includes:
- a CDS encoding biotin-dependent carboxyltransferase family protein — MSLRVERPGMLTSLQDLGRYGYQKYGVVVSGAMDSISLSIANLLVGNKENEAGLEMTLMGGSFLVEEDLLIAVTGGDLAPVIEEESIPLWRPVWIKKGSLLRFRASRSGCRTYMAVAGGFDVQEVLGSKSTYLRGELGGLKGRALSAGDKLTCGGAAHRFQHLKSSAGAISFAATAWHVNPEPFINLKETVIRVIRGGEFDYFTESSRDRFFKEDFRITPNSDRMGYRMEGTPLEMTDSFELLSEPVTNGTIQVPKDGNPIILLADRQTTGGYPKIAQVATVDLPLLAQKKPGEIVRFKEISLAEAEQLYLRQELQLEKLKAGLSLKVDETA, encoded by the coding sequence ATGAGCTTAAGAGTGGAGCGCCCTGGTATGCTGACAAGTTTGCAGGATCTGGGCAGATACGGTTATCAAAAATATGGAGTAGTTGTCAGCGGAGCAATGGATTCTATCTCTTTGAGTATTGCTAATTTGCTCGTCGGCAATAAGGAGAATGAGGCAGGGCTGGAGATGACGTTAATGGGCGGGTCATTCCTTGTTGAAGAAGACTTGCTTATTGCTGTTACAGGCGGAGATTTGGCTCCGGTTATAGAAGAAGAGTCAATCCCGCTATGGAGGCCAGTGTGGATAAAAAAGGGAAGTCTGCTTCGGTTCCGAGCTTCCCGTTCAGGCTGCAGAACGTATATGGCTGTTGCTGGCGGTTTTGATGTGCAGGAGGTGCTTGGAAGCAAAAGCACTTATTTGCGAGGAGAACTCGGCGGGCTGAAAGGGCGGGCTCTTTCAGCAGGTGACAAACTGACTTGCGGCGGGGCTGCCCACCGTTTTCAGCACTTAAAAAGCAGCGCTGGGGCAATATCCTTTGCTGCCACTGCTTGGCATGTTAATCCAGAACCGTTTATTAATCTGAAGGAAACAGTGATACGTGTAATAAGAGGCGGAGAATTCGATTATTTTACTGAATCAAGCAGAGACCGTTTCTTTAAGGAGGATTTTCGTATTACACCGAATTCAGATCGGATGGGATACAGAATGGAAGGCACTCCCTTGGAAATGACCGATTCATTTGAACTCCTATCTGAACCTGTAACAAATGGGACGATTCAAGTGCCGAAGGATGGAAACCCCATTATCTTGCTGGCAGATCGGCAGACGACGGGAGGCTACCCGAAAATCGCACAAGTCGCAACGGTGGACCTACCGCTGCTAGCTCAAAAGAAGCCGGGGGAAATTGTCCGCTTTAAAGAAATATCGTTAGCAGAGGCCGAACAGCTTTATTTAAGGCAAGAACTGCAATTAGAAAAACTAAAGGCCGGCCTATCATTGAAAGTTGATGAAACAGCGTAA
- a CDS encoding STAS domain-containing protein gives MSENIKHLGNLLLQNSQEIALTVHKRRIEGESSEKLAQISSVEGEILQLRAHFVSLFGKSLLNYPDLKGARSLFTDWGISTGANLSSEGVPLDEALKDVSFYRTAIWEVLKTEMKEKDYSIDEAFEVKDIIDPLLDYALYNFSLSYVDSYANTLNNSRKAFLELSVPVVPITENIAILPLIGDLDTERAQLLMEETLVKTRDMGISHLIIDISGVIIIDTMVANELFKLMDALRLLGIGTIFSGVRPEIAQTMVSLGLDIKNLVTKASLRQALALLERENVI, from the coding sequence ATGAGTGAAAATATAAAGCATTTAGGGAATTTGCTGTTGCAAAATTCACAAGAAATTGCGCTGACTGTGCATAAGCGGAGAATAGAGGGAGAAAGCTCTGAAAAATTAGCGCAAATCAGCTCTGTTGAAGGAGAAATTCTTCAGCTGCGCGCTCATTTTGTTTCCTTATTCGGTAAAAGCCTGTTAAACTATCCAGATTTAAAAGGAGCTCGTTCTTTATTTACCGATTGGGGAATCAGCACTGGTGCGAATTTATCCTCCGAAGGAGTACCGTTAGATGAGGCATTAAAGGATGTGTCATTCTACAGAACAGCAATTTGGGAAGTTTTAAAGACAGAGATGAAAGAAAAGGATTATTCCATCGATGAGGCTTTTGAGGTGAAGGATATTATTGATCCTTTACTGGATTATGCGTTGTACAATTTCAGCCTGTCTTATGTGGATTCCTATGCGAATACACTCAATAATTCAAGAAAAGCGTTTTTGGAGCTGTCTGTTCCAGTTGTGCCGATTACAGAAAATATCGCTATTCTGCCTTTAATTGGGGATTTAGATACAGAAAGAGCACAGCTGCTTATGGAAGAAACATTGGTTAAAACTAGAGATATGGGAATCAGTCACTTAATCATTGATATTTCTGGGGTTATCATTATAGATACGATGGTTGCTAATGAATTGTTTAAACTTATGGATGCATTAAGACTGCTCGGGATTGGCACAATTTTCTCTGGAGTGAGGCCGGAGATAGCCCAGACGATGGTAAGTCTTGGTCTCGACATTAAGAATTTAGTGACGAAGGCAAGCTTAAGACAAGCACTTGCTCTCCTTGAAAGAGAAAATGTGATTTAA
- a CDS encoding manganese catalase family protein translates to MFRHQKELQFEVKVDKPDPMLARQIQEVLGGQFGEMTVMMQYLFQGFNCRGEEKYKDMLMDIGTEEIGHVEMLCSLISQLLDGASPDDQAEAAKDPTIAAIMGGVNPQHLLVSGLGGLPTNSNGVPWNGSYIVASGNLLADMRSNLHAESQGRLQVARLYHMTKDEGVRATFRKMLARDRYHQYQWLAAIEELESKNGVVVPASFPPEAEKESQPEAYEFWNLSEGSESSDGLWATGSAPDGTGDFVYVKEPVAKGNVPITKVPSESLHHDLNTLNTLK, encoded by the coding sequence GTGTTTCGTCATCAGAAAGAATTACAATTTGAAGTAAAAGTGGACAAGCCAGATCCAATGCTGGCCCGCCAAATTCAAGAGGTTCTTGGTGGACAATTCGGAGAAATGACTGTTATGATGCAATATCTTTTTCAAGGTTTTAACTGCCGCGGGGAAGAAAAATACAAGGACATGCTGATGGACATTGGTACAGAGGAAATCGGGCATGTAGAAATGTTATGTTCCCTTATAAGCCAACTTCTAGATGGTGCATCACCAGATGATCAGGCAGAAGCAGCTAAAGATCCGACGATTGCTGCCATCATGGGTGGAGTCAATCCGCAGCATCTGCTTGTGAGCGGATTAGGAGGTCTTCCAACTAACTCTAATGGAGTGCCGTGGAATGGTTCTTATATCGTAGCAAGCGGAAACTTACTTGCAGATATGCGCTCTAACCTGCATGCAGAAAGTCAAGGCCGCCTGCAAGTTGCAAGACTGTACCATATGACAAAGGATGAGGGTGTCCGCGCTACATTTAGAAAAATGCTTGCTCGCGACAGATATCACCAATATCAATGGCTTGCAGCAATTGAGGAATTGGAAAGCAAAAACGGTGTCGTTGTACCAGCAAGCTTCCCGCCAGAAGCAGAGAAGGAATCACAGCCTGAAGCTTATGAATTCTGGAACCTCTCTGAAGGATCCGAGTCATCTGACGGCTTATGGGCAACTGGAAGCGCCCCTGATGGCACAGGAGACTTCGTCTATGTGAAAGAGCCTGTCGCAAAAGGGAATGTGCCAATAACTAAAGTACCGTCAGAATCATTGCACCATGATTTAAATACATTAAATACATTGAAATAA
- a CDS encoding EAL domain-containing protein — MKRLKNLHKSDLKIPFIYLLISACWVMFSSYLLPYFTGDLRNLASYEMLKGWIFICVTSTILFLLIRRERLKDEQSNKRISEAEFKFRTLVEESLLGIYILREGRFAYVNSTLLALSGYHSKELLCMHFSDLILPLHEGEEVGLYNNRAELQLQKKDGTLLDVVVLSHKLSVIHNDAPAIMGSILDNTEKRKYQRKLERLAFYDPLTNLANRRMLSNSMNEAMNKARTTNEKLALLFIDLDHFKGINDSIGHDMGDKVLKELADRIVGCIPKSGLVSRYGGDEFTVMLPGLQSAKEAERIAKDLISLFNEPLHIENQKFYITLSIGISIFPDHGKELETLEKNADIAMYFAKEKGRNNSQLFTKSMKVFMVERLHLQHELRKATEDMDNHFFLVYQPKIDVFLNKVIGVEALLRWNHPVSGLISPSRFIPVAEEMGTIGAISNWVINKACRQLKYWNEQGISLTICINISPLLFQQADFVDNILEPISEAGVKPSHIQLEITESVLTNYLDEAIDKLKLLKRNGLTIAIDDFGTGYSSLSVLRKMPIDRLKIDQSFIRDLQKEQDIVALIISMAHKLSMHVTAEGVETVEQCRLLRDLNCREMQGYLFSKPITAVEMEEYLKRRPIAASIQERL, encoded by the coding sequence ATGAAAAGACTAAAAAATCTGCATAAATCAGATTTAAAGATACCGTTTATCTATTTACTCATTTCTGCATGCTGGGTTATGTTTTCATCTTATCTACTCCCTTATTTCACTGGCGATTTGCGAAATTTGGCATCCTATGAAATGCTGAAAGGCTGGATTTTCATCTGTGTTACAAGTACTATTCTTTTCCTTCTAATAAGAAGGGAAAGACTGAAGGATGAACAATCGAATAAAAGAATTTCAGAAGCTGAATTTAAATTTCGAACATTAGTAGAGGAGTCTTTGTTAGGAATTTATATCCTTCGTGAAGGAAGATTTGCGTATGTCAATTCTACTTTGCTTGCATTAAGCGGCTATCACAGTAAAGAGCTGCTTTGCATGCATTTTTCAGACTTGATTTTGCCACTTCATGAAGGGGAAGAAGTCGGTCTTTACAACAATAGAGCTGAACTTCAGCTTCAGAAAAAGGATGGCACGCTGTTGGATGTAGTGGTTCTTTCTCACAAATTAAGTGTGATACATAATGATGCACCTGCCATTATGGGTTCTATTCTAGATAATACGGAGAAGCGTAAATACCAGCGGAAATTGGAGAGACTGGCATTCTACGATCCATTAACAAACCTAGCCAACCGCCGCATGCTTAGCAATTCAATGAATGAGGCAATGAATAAAGCAAGAACAACAAATGAGAAGCTTGCGCTTTTATTTATAGATTTAGATCATTTTAAAGGTATCAATGACAGCATTGGGCACGATATGGGGGACAAGGTGTTAAAGGAGCTCGCAGATAGAATTGTTGGTTGTATCCCGAAAAGCGGACTTGTTTCTCGATATGGAGGAGACGAGTTTACTGTTATGCTTCCGGGACTTCAGTCTGCTAAGGAAGCGGAAAGGATTGCCAAAGATTTAATTTCCCTTTTTAACGAGCCGCTTCATATTGAAAATCAGAAGTTCTATATTACATTAAGCATTGGTATATCTATTTTTCCCGATCATGGAAAAGAGTTAGAAACTCTCGAAAAGAATGCGGATATTGCGATGTATTTTGCGAAAGAAAAGGGGCGTAATAATTCACAGTTGTTTACAAAAAGCATGAAGGTGTTTATGGTTGAGCGGCTTCACCTCCAGCATGAACTTAGAAAAGCAACAGAAGATATGGATAATCATTTCTTTCTTGTGTATCAGCCGAAAATTGATGTGTTCTTAAATAAGGTAATTGGAGTGGAAGCATTGCTGCGCTGGAATCATCCTGTGTCTGGTCTAATATCTCCTAGTCGCTTTATTCCTGTTGCAGAGGAAATGGGGACAATAGGTGCTATAAGCAATTGGGTCATTAATAAAGCTTGCAGACAATTAAAATACTGGAATGAACAAGGAATCAGCCTGACCATTTGCATCAATATATCACCTTTATTATTTCAGCAGGCTGATTTTGTAGACAACATTCTTGAGCCAATTTCGGAAGCAGGAGTAAAACCAAGCCATATCCAGTTAGAGATTACCGAAAGTGTGCTCACTAATTATCTTGATGAGGCGATAGACAAACTGAAATTGCTGAAGAGGAATGGACTTACAATTGCTATTGATGATTTTGGCACAGGATATTCCTCCTTGAGTGTACTAAGAAAAATGCCGATTGACCGATTGAAAATTGATCAATCCTTTATTAGAGATCTGCAGAAGGAACAGGATATTGTTGCGTTGATTATATCGATGGCGCATAAGCTTTCCATGCATGTAACGGCAGAAGGTGTGGAGACGGTGGAGCAATGCAGGCTTCTCCGAGATTTAAATTGCAGAGAGATGCAAGGCTACTTATTCAGTAAACCAATTACAGCAGTAGAAATGGAAGAATACTTAAAGAGGCGGCCGATTGCTGCTTCCATACAAGAAAGGCTCTGA
- a CDS encoding TerD family protein has translation MGVMLSKGQKVDLTKTYPGLSTVIVGLGWDINHTGADYDLDASAFLLGGNSKVLSDQDFIFYNNPSGAGGSVMYSGDNRTGAGHLDDEQIRIDLNRVPPSIQRIAFSITIHNAYEKGQNFGHISNAYVRVFNEGNQTELIRFNLGRDYTVETAIVAAELYRHNGEWKFNAIGSGFQGGLGALCRNFGVTVDDEPAPQNSFNAQPHSFAPPVQNQPYYENSNTYANTYPSSSAGTYPPVNQPSYGQAPFHGGNQQQGFGQSQTGYGGDHIACPRCNSTNVRTGEKGFGLGKAAIGGLILGPIGLLGGFIGKNQLKFTCNSCRNTWSPSSTDYAEWGRQQKQRAKELFMRFKSPDVLDAVVASCALVSMADGRLDPAEERKMIEFIHQSEELRVFDTNKVQQQFNHFVRRMEYDQIIGRAEAFRAIGKVRSKPEVARLVARYCISIGYADGNFDQREKQTVAEICQELGLNPNEFLS, from the coding sequence ATGGGCGTAATGCTTAGCAAAGGACAGAAGGTGGACTTAACGAAAACCTATCCAGGTTTGAGCACTGTAATAGTAGGGTTAGGATGGGATATCAATCATACAGGTGCTGATTATGATCTTGATGCTTCCGCATTTTTACTTGGGGGCAACAGCAAGGTTCTCAGCGACCAAGATTTTATTTTTTACAATAATCCGAGCGGAGCGGGCGGCTCTGTTATGTACAGCGGAGATAACAGGACAGGAGCAGGGCATCTTGACGACGAACAAATAAGAATTGACTTAAACAGGGTACCTCCGTCCATTCAGCGAATTGCCTTTTCTATTACCATACATAATGCATATGAAAAAGGGCAGAATTTTGGCCATATATCTAATGCATATGTTCGTGTGTTTAATGAAGGAAACCAAACAGAGTTAATTCGCTTTAATCTTGGCAGAGATTACACCGTGGAAACAGCAATTGTGGCTGCGGAGCTTTATCGCCATAACGGAGAGTGGAAGTTCAATGCAATCGGAAGCGGCTTCCAAGGAGGACTTGGTGCTTTATGCAGGAACTTTGGTGTAACGGTCGATGACGAACCAGCACCGCAAAATAGCTTTAATGCCCAGCCGCATAGCTTTGCTCCACCTGTGCAAAACCAGCCATACTACGAGAACTCGAACACCTATGCAAATACATACCCATCTAGCAGTGCTGGAACATATCCTCCTGTCAATCAGCCATCCTATGGACAAGCACCTTTTCATGGCGGCAATCAGCAGCAAGGCTTTGGCCAAAGCCAAACAGGGTATGGCGGTGACCATATTGCTTGCCCGAGGTGTAACAGCACAAATGTAAGAACAGGAGAGAAGGGCTTCGGATTGGGGAAAGCAGCTATCGGCGGCTTAATTCTTGGCCCAATCGGCCTATTAGGCGGATTTATTGGCAAAAATCAATTGAAATTTACATGCAACAGCTGCAGAAACACCTGGTCACCTTCTAGTACAGATTATGCGGAGTGGGGAAGACAGCAAAAGCAGAGAGCAAAGGAGCTGTTCATGCGCTTTAAAAGTCCGGATGTTCTTGATGCTGTTGTTGCCTCCTGTGCCCTTGTCAGCATGGCAGATGGCAGGCTGGACCCTGCCGAAGAACGGAAGATGATAGAGTTTATCCATCAGAGTGAAGAACTGCGAGTATTTGATACAAACAAAGTGCAGCAGCAATTTAATCATTTTGTAAGAAGAATGGAATATGACCAAATAATTGGACGGGCTGAAGCTTTTAGAGCTATTGGGAAAGTTCGTTCCAAGCCGGAGGTTGCGCGGCTTGTGGCACGGTATTGTATATCTATCGGTTATGCAGACGGAAACTTCGACCAAAGAGAAAAGCAAACAGTTGCAGAAATCTGTCAGGAGCTTGGGCTTAATCCGAATGAATTTCTTTCTTAA
- a CDS encoding MoxR family ATPase, with amino-acid sequence MTITQEANGKVNRIIENIEKVMIGKREVAELSLIALLAQGHVLLEDVPGVGKTMMVRSLAKSVGANFRRIQFTPDLLPSDVTGVSIYNPKEMEFQFLPGPILGNIILADEINRTSPKTQSALLEAMEESSVTIDGVTHKLNKPFFVMATQNPIEYEGTYPLPEAQLDRFLLKMKMGYPTHEEEMEVLTRVQTSAPIEELESVVSLEELLMLQAEVKKVYVDATIKKYIVDLATESRAHRNVYLGVSPRGSIALMRAVQSYAFVQGRDYVIPDDVQYLAKAVFSHRIILKSEAKFDGISAEDIMGEILAAVQVPVRRLGT; translated from the coding sequence ATGACAATCACACAAGAAGCTAATGGCAAAGTGAACAGAATAATTGAAAATATAGAGAAGGTAATGATTGGCAAGCGGGAAGTGGCAGAGCTAAGTTTGATTGCTCTGTTGGCACAAGGTCATGTGCTCCTCGAAGATGTTCCAGGCGTAGGAAAGACAATGATGGTTCGTTCATTGGCTAAATCGGTCGGCGCAAATTTCCGCAGAATTCAATTTACTCCAGACTTGCTTCCATCTGACGTAACTGGTGTGTCTATCTATAATCCAAAGGAAATGGAGTTTCAGTTTCTTCCTGGACCAATACTTGGCAATATAATTCTCGCAGATGAGATTAACAGAACTTCCCCTAAAACCCAATCCGCATTATTAGAGGCAATGGAAGAAAGCAGTGTCACCATAGATGGTGTGACACATAAGCTGAATAAGCCCTTTTTTGTTATGGCCACTCAAAACCCGATTGAATATGAAGGGACATATCCTTTGCCAGAGGCTCAGCTGGACAGATTTCTTTTGAAGATGAAAATGGGTTATCCAACACATGAAGAGGAGATGGAGGTACTGACAAGAGTCCAAACGTCAGCTCCTATTGAAGAATTGGAAAGTGTTGTTTCATTAGAAGAGCTGCTTATGCTGCAGGCAGAAGTGAAGAAGGTTTATGTTGATGCTACGATTAAGAAGTACATTGTCGATCTTGCAACAGAATCGAGAGCACATCGCAATGTTTATTTAGGTGTCAGTCCCCGTGGATCAATTGCCTTGATGAGAGCTGTTCAAAGTTATGCATTTGTTCAAGGCAGAGATTATGTTATTCCTGATGATGTTCAATATCTTGCCAAGGCTGTATTTTCCCATAGAATTATCTTAAAGTCAGAGGCTAAGTTTGACGGTATCTCTGCAGAGGATATAATGGGCGAGATTCTGGCAGCTGTTCAAGTTCCTGTCAGAAGGCTAGGTACGTGA
- a CDS encoding DUF58 domain-containing protein — MNRILRRLLRIWKLLVLFLLAGAAFAYAMFQGGFVSWFLFYSFLPFAIYGALLAMYPLKAWKAVRKITKHEYTAMEKMTVELELTRSSVFPLFYLVVEDVFSTSLKEQASGKVLVFPGFKRRIVLSYHIDAVPRGEHLFTEVAVKTGDPLGLMEKELKLALPDQIIVYPVYEELSYKPFMTHYDQGATVSKERVQRDTTMAVGIREYQTGDRFSWINWKASAKRDSFMTKEFEQKQSHDILVVLDCEKSEKFETLVSFTASLIRGIIRKGAQAGLLTVEKERTTFPIRGGEGQRSLLFHHLAKCEDASPLSLANVLDNEMSLLQQQATLLITTTNLTKQLVEKTSYLANKRYQVAVFLVKEANESLTQEERSLKAAASSRGIMVIPVSKGRFKDAFLEVATS; from the coding sequence ATGAACAGGATACTTAGAAGATTGCTTCGCATCTGGAAGTTACTTGTTTTGTTTCTGTTGGCAGGTGCAGCTTTTGCGTATGCAATGTTTCAAGGTGGGTTTGTCAGCTGGTTTTTGTTTTACAGCTTTTTGCCATTTGCCATATACGGAGCTTTGCTTGCTATGTATCCGTTAAAGGCTTGGAAAGCAGTAAGGAAAATTACGAAGCATGAATACACTGCGATGGAGAAAATGACAGTGGAGTTGGAGCTGACAAGATCGTCCGTGTTTCCCCTTTTTTACTTGGTGGTAGAGGATGTGTTCAGCACCAGCTTGAAAGAGCAGGCTTCAGGAAAAGTATTAGTCTTTCCTGGTTTTAAAAGGCGAATTGTTCTTTCTTATCATATAGATGCCGTACCAAGAGGAGAGCATCTGTTTACAGAGGTAGCTGTTAAAACAGGTGATCCGCTTGGCTTAATGGAAAAGGAATTAAAGCTTGCTTTGCCAGACCAGATTATTGTTTATCCAGTATATGAGGAGCTTTCCTACAAACCGTTTATGACACATTATGATCAAGGGGCGACAGTATCGAAGGAACGGGTCCAACGTGATACAACGATGGCAGTCGGTATTCGAGAATATCAGACTGGTGACAGATTTTCGTGGATTAACTGGAAGGCGAGTGCTAAAAGGGATTCCTTTATGACAAAGGAATTCGAACAGAAACAGTCACATGACATTTTAGTTGTACTTGACTGTGAAAAAAGCGAAAAATTCGAGACGCTTGTTTCGTTTACTGCTTCTTTAATTAGAGGGATTATTCGTAAAGGCGCACAAGCAGGTTTGCTTACGGTCGAAAAGGAGCGGACAACCTTTCCGATAAGAGGCGGGGAAGGCCAGCGCAGTCTTCTATTCCATCACCTAGCTAAGTGTGAGGATGCATCTCCGCTTTCCTTGGCAAATGTGCTTGATAATGAAATGTCCTTATTGCAGCAGCAAGCCACCTTGTTAATCACTACAACAAACTTGACGAAGCAGCTTGTTGAAAAGACAAGCTATCTCGCTAATAAACGCTATCAGGTAGCTGTTTTTCTTGTGAAGGAGGCAAATGAGAGCTTGACTCAGGAAGAAAGAAGTTTAAAAGCTGCGGCTTCTTCGAGGGGAATTATGGTTATACCTGTGTCTAAGGGAAGATTCAAGGATGCATTTTTGGAGGTGGCAACTAGTTGA
- a CDS encoding transglutaminase-like domain-containing protein, whose protein sequence is MRFIGIHTAISNFLLYVLGFFLIWEWLRPMEQLTNTGNVVVFILFLLLSLVMAYLRFHPTLSGIIKIGYILFVLQYLYYGNSFFTFNWIGAFTTEVMDNFAILFDTNWPELTNMFKSLLFFILLWLMSYLIDYWLIKRRRIFTFFLLTMVYITVLDTFTPYDASIAIIRTTIIGFTAMGMLTFYRMKDKENITDRRFLALKWMAPLLFFVFASAAIAYAAPKANPIWPDPVPFIQTIGDNGGEGEGNGNGPHRVGYSVDDSRLGGDFEPDDTLMFQTEVESSHYWKVETKDTYTGKGWVQSEEAVTMNGQDFQRLEGAGDIPFVSFEEGDSVKTEAQESTVNFAQPFDYLLYPLGVTEAASSMDTTMIVETGSERISFDFPTDSYSVSYEKPEYSLSTLTSADMSGYLRENPEIAARYTQLPQNLPQRVLDLAAEITKDEDNVFAKARAIENYFSGNGFVYSQSDVAIPADDEDYVDQFLFETKIGYCDNYSTSMVVMLRSLGIPARWVKGFTEGELIKQENNRSQYEVTNNNAHSWVEAYFPGAGWVTFEPTQGFSNENTYVNDVRNEADTNTEENEQTEQEAQQQREEQQVPEEETVASDQSEEKSFGKWWNTIANFAAERWQWLVGGAVLIIAMSWILFWKRHKWLPIFYIWKYKRGKKGNDFEKAYLTLLKMLKLSGWGKQDNMTLREYAKYIDHVLKTNEMAVLTAKYEELLYKGNSQDNNWTEWKEMWERLIRKTAA, encoded by the coding sequence TTGAGATTTATAGGAATTCATACGGCTATTTCTAATTTTTTGCTGTATGTGCTAGGTTTTTTTCTTATATGGGAATGGCTGCGGCCGATGGAGCAACTAACTAATACAGGGAATGTTGTCGTGTTTATCCTGTTTTTGCTTCTCTCACTTGTTATGGCCTATCTGCGTTTTCATCCTACTTTAAGCGGTATTATTAAAATTGGCTATATTCTATTTGTTTTACAATATTTGTACTATGGAAATTCCTTTTTTACATTCAACTGGATTGGTGCCTTTACAACAGAAGTAATGGATAATTTTGCGATTTTATTTGATACGAATTGGCCTGAGTTAACCAATATGTTCAAAAGTCTGCTTTTCTTTATTTTGCTTTGGTTAATGTCATATCTTATTGATTACTGGCTGATTAAACGCAGAAGAATATTTACCTTCTTTCTACTAACGATGGTTTATATAACGGTTCTTGATACATTTACTCCATATGATGCATCAATAGCAATCATAAGGACAACTATCATAGGCTTTACAGCAATGGGCATGCTGACCTTCTATCGGATGAAGGATAAGGAAAATATAACTGACCGAAGATTCTTAGCATTAAAGTGGATGGCTCCATTGCTTTTCTTTGTTTTTGCTAGTGCGGCAATAGCATATGCAGCGCCGAAAGCAAATCCAATCTGGCCAGATCCTGTGCCGTTTATCCAGACAATTGGTGACAATGGTGGTGAAGGCGAAGGTAATGGCAACGGACCCCATCGAGTAGGCTACAGTGTTGATGATTCGAGGCTTGGCGGAGACTTTGAGCCGGATGATACATTAATGTTTCAGACTGAAGTTGAATCCTCTCATTATTGGAAGGTAGAGACGAAGGATACGTATACAGGTAAGGGCTGGGTTCAATCGGAAGAAGCAGTCACAATGAATGGACAAGACTTTCAGAGATTAGAAGGAGCTGGTGATATCCCGTTCGTATCTTTTGAGGAAGGCGACAGTGTAAAGACAGAAGCACAGGAAAGTACGGTTAACTTTGCACAGCCTTTTGATTATCTCTTATATCCTTTAGGAGTGACAGAAGCAGCTTCAAGTATGGATACGACGATGATTGTAGAAACAGGAAGTGAACGGATTTCCTTCGATTTTCCAACAGATTCCTATAGTGTGAGTTATGAAAAGCCTGAATACAGTTTAAGTACATTGACGAGTGCTGACATGAGCGGCTATTTAAGAGAAAATCCGGAGATAGCAGCAAGATATACGCAGCTACCGCAAAATTTGCCGCAGAGAGTCCTTGATTTAGCAGCTGAAATCACGAAGGATGAGGATAATGTTTTTGCAAAGGCAAGAGCAATTGAAAACTACTTTTCCGGAAATGGTTTTGTATACAGCCAAAGCGATGTGGCCATACCAGCAGATGATGAAGATTATGTCGATCAGTTTCTTTTTGAAACAAAAATAGGTTATTGTGATAATTATTCAACTTCAATGGTTGTGATGCTGCGATCTCTCGGCATTCCTGCAAGATGGGTTAAAGGATTTACTGAAGGTGAACTCATCAAACAGGAAAACAATAGAAGCCAATATGAAGTAACCAATAACAATGCTCATTCCTGGGTAGAAGCATATTTTCCTGGAGCTGGCTGGGTAACCTTTGAACCGACACAAGGATTCTCCAATGAAAATACGTATGTGAATGATGTTCGAAACGAAGCGGACACAAACACAGAAGAAAATGAACAAACCGAGCAGGAAGCACAACAGCAGCGGGAAGAGCAACAAGTACCAGAAGAAGAGACAGTAGCATCAGATCAGTCTGAAGAGAAATCATTCGGAAAGTGGTGGAATACAATTGCAAACTTTGCTGCTGAAAGATGGCAGTGGCTGGTTGGCGGAGCTGTTCTAATCATAGCCATGAGCTGGATACTGTTCTGGAAGAGACATAAGTGGCTGCCTATATTTTATATATGGAAATACAAGCGCGGGAAAAAAGGCAATGACTTTGAAAAAGCCTATTTAACCTTGCTCAAAATGCTCAAGCTCTCAGGTTGGGGCAAACAAGACAACATGACATTGCGGGAATATGCCAAATACATTGACCATGTTTTAAAAACGAATGAAATGGCTGTTTTGACTGCCAAATATGAGGAGCTCTTGTATAAAGGGAATAGTCAGGACAATAATTGGACGGAATGGAAGGAAATGTGGGAAAGGCTGATTAGAAAGACAGCAGCTTGA